A single window of Tautonia marina DNA harbors:
- a CDS encoding cellulase family glycosylhydrolase gives MRHRLRPIVLLIVPLVLVAPPEAPGQSIERVRVADDARSFVLDPSGKSFRPVGFNYDHDGPGRLIEDYWHDEWPMVEADFREMKDLGANVVRVHLQFGRFMNGPDAPNEAQLDRLGDLLDLAERVGLYLDLTGLGCYHKQDVPDWYDTLSEADRWAAQAAFWKAVAGRCAGRSVVFCYDLMNEPVVPGRQRDPGDWLGPGFGDKHFVQFITLDPTDRPRPEVARSWIQTLIEAIRTVDADTMITVGLVPWSLDRPGLSSGFVPEVIVEDLDFIAVHLYPESGKVDEAIETLRGFQVGKPIVIEETFPLKAGPEDFERFLHEAEPIASGFIGFYWGTPLDDLRPPETIGEALLLSWLDLFQEHLAPLAEDSEATP, from the coding sequence ATGCGGCACCGACTCCGACCGATCGTCCTGCTCATCGTCCCTCTCGTGCTGGTCGCCCCGCCCGAGGCCCCCGGTCAATCGATCGAGCGGGTTCGTGTGGCCGACGACGCCCGCTCCTTCGTTCTCGACCCCTCCGGGAAATCCTTCCGTCCCGTCGGCTTCAACTACGACCACGACGGCCCTGGTCGTCTCATCGAAGACTACTGGCATGACGAGTGGCCGATGGTCGAAGCAGACTTCCGGGAGATGAAGGACCTGGGCGCCAACGTCGTCCGTGTCCATCTCCAGTTCGGCCGCTTCATGAACGGCCCCGACGCGCCGAACGAGGCGCAGCTCGACCGCCTCGGCGACCTGCTCGACCTGGCCGAGCGGGTCGGCCTGTACCTCGATCTCACCGGCCTCGGCTGCTACCACAAGCAGGACGTCCCCGACTGGTACGACACCCTCTCCGAGGCCGACCGCTGGGCCGCACAGGCTGCCTTCTGGAAGGCCGTCGCCGGGCGCTGTGCCGGCCGATCGGTCGTCTTCTGCTACGACCTGATGAACGAGCCCGTCGTCCCCGGCCGCCAGCGAGACCCCGGCGACTGGCTCGGCCCCGGCTTCGGCGACAAGCACTTCGTGCAGTTCATCACCCTCGACCCGACCGATCGCCCCCGCCCCGAGGTCGCCAGGAGCTGGATTCAGACCCTCATCGAGGCGATCCGGACCGTCGATGCCGACACGATGATCACCGTCGGCCTCGTGCCCTGGAGCCTCGACCGGCCGGGCCTGTCCTCCGGCTTCGTCCCCGAGGTGATCGTGGAGGACCTCGACTTCATCGCCGTCCACCTCTACCCCGAGTCGGGCAAGGTGGACGAGGCCATCGAGACCCTGCGAGGCTTCCAGGTCGGCAAGCCCATCGTCATCGAGGAGACCTTCCCCCTCAAGGCCGGCCCCGAGGACTTCGAGCGGTTCCTTCACGAGGCCGAGCCGATCGCCTCCGGGTTCATCGGCTTCTACTGGGGCACTCCCCTGGACGACCTCCGCCCGCCGGAGACCATCGGCGAGGCCCTGCTCCTGAGCTGGCTTGACCTGTTCCAGGAGCACCTGGCCCCTCTGGCCGAGGACTCCGAGGCGACACCTTGA